A portion of the Thunnus albacares chromosome 5, fThuAlb1.1, whole genome shotgun sequence genome contains these proteins:
- the dcp1a gene encoding mRNA-decapping enzyme 1A: METANAGHMMSLAALQRQDPYINKLLDVTGQVALYNFNSKANEWEKTEIEGTLFVYTRSASPHHGFTIMNRLSTENLVEPINKDLEFQLQDPFLLYRNGNLGIYSIWFYDKRDCQRIAQLMVKIVKQEADHAQRESPERAEPRRTNGTADPRPMDILELLSKAKEEYQRAQAGDSDVSTEPNVKAATDHPHSTLQPEKSTHTVVKQITVEELFGSSIPKDASLPAMPAQNTSAPSDPSTAFLKNQPYPTPAHQNPLLPPHLTAADPGSNQRHQAHGLLPAPYTLHPSPVFQSVGPRSDPQPLCSVSPLMMPQAGSETRAAPPGPAAPSAAPTAYLGQEILSTLKPPVQSVNSDIHKPILAPNFLPSTLVPPHSFQEHMAKPLLQHGKEIDVFSQAPSLIKPISAVPMSPGLAVPRSDTSVLLSPSAFQQSVSKAAASVVPPAPSELSSTSVGAVEPPQAPCSKTQLQETLIHLIKNDPDFLGTIHDAYLQSLSKDFSNMKL; this comes from the exons ATGGAGACCGCAAACGCAGGACATATGATGAGCTTAGCAGCTCTGCAGAGACAAGACCCGTATATAAACAAGCTGCTCGATGTGACCGGTCAGGTGGCTCTGTACAACTTCAACTCTAAAGCCAATGAATGG GAGAAGACCGAAATTGAGGGCACCCTGTTTGTTTATACGAG GTCTGCCTCCCCTCACCACGGCTTCACCATCATGAACCGACTGAGCACAGAGAACCTGGTGGAGCCGATCAACAAAGACCTGGAGTTCCAGCTGCAGGATCCTTTCCTGCTCTACAGGAACGGCAACT TGGGTATCTACAGTATTTGGTTCTATGACAAGCGAGACTGTCAACGCATCGCCCAGCTGATGGTCAA GATTGTGAAACAGGAAGCGGATCATGCCCAGAGAGAATCACCAGAGAGGGCAGAGCCGAGGAGGACCAATGGTACCGCAGATCCACGACCGATGGACATCCTAGAACTGCTCAGCAAAGCCAAGGAGGAATATCAGAGA GCTCAGGCAGGTGATTCAGACGTGTCTACTGAGCCAAATGTGAAAGCAGCTACAGATCATCCCCACAGCACACTGCAGCCTGAAAAG AGCACTCACACCGTTGTGAAGCAGATCACAGTTGAGGAGCTCTTTGGCTCGTCCATCCCTAAGGACGCCTCTCTACCCGCCATGCCAGCACAAAACACCAGCGCTCCCAGTGACCCCTCCACTGCCTTCCTCAAGAACCAGCCATATCCCACTCCAGCCCACCAAAACCCTCTCCTCCCACCCCATCTTACAGCCGCGGACCCGGGGTCAAACCAGCGGCACCAAGCCCACGGCCTGCTCCCGGCTCCTTACACGCTACACCCCAGCCCTGTTTTCCAGTCGGTGGGCCCCAGGTCAGACCCCCAACCTCTGTGCTCAGTCTCCCCTCTCATGATGCCTCAAGCTGGCTCAGAGACTCGCGCTGCCCCCCCTGGTCCTGCAGCGCCGTCAGCAGCTCCTACAGCCTATTTGGGACAGGAGATACTCAGCACGCTCAAACCGCCGGTGCAGTCAGTGAACTCGGACATCCACAAACCCATCCTGGCACCCAACTTCCTGCCAAGCACGCTGGTCCCACCCCACAGCTTCCAGGAGCACATGGCGAAACCGCTTCTCCAGCACGGCAAGGAGATAGATGTTTTCTCTCAAGCTCCAAGCCTGATCAAACCAATctct GCTGTCCCCATGAGTCCAGGTCTTGCTGTTCCACGGTCGGACACTTCCGTGCTTCTCTCCCCCAGCGCCTTCCAGCAATCAGTCAgtaaagcagcagcatcagtgGTCCCTCCTGCCCcctctgagctctcctccaCCTCCGTAGGAGCTGTTGAGCCTCCACAAGCCCCCTGCAGCAAAACGCAGCTACAGGAGACTCTGATACACCTCATTAAG AACGACCCAGACTTCCTCGGTACCATTCACGACGCTTACCTGCAGAGTCTGTCCAAGGACTTCAGCAACATGAAGCTATAG